From the genome of Terriglobia bacterium:
AGATCCCGCGGTGGAGGCCGGCACGGCGCGCCGACGCCGCGGCGTCGCGGATCTCCGCCGCGCTCGGCCCGCGGGCGAGACCGATCGCCGACCAGTCGCCTCCCGCCGGGCGGTATTGGTCCATGACGTTCACGTAGGTGTCGCGGGAGATCCCGGCGGACAGGAACCGCATCACCGCAGCGGTACCGGCACGCCCACCGGGGAGAACCAGGTGGCGAACCAGGAGGCCGCGCGTGGCGATGCCTCGCGCGTCGAGGACCAGGTCGCCGACCTGGCGGTGCATCTCCCTGAGCGCGGCGCGGGCGTGTGCGGGGTAGGAACGGACGCCGGACAGGCGGCGCGCGTCGATTTCGTCGCCGTACTTGAAATCCGGCATGTAGATGTCCACGACGCCGTCGAGGAGCCGGAGCACCGTCACCGACTCGAACCCCCCACAGTTCCAGACCACCGGCAGGTCGAATCCGTTCCGGCGTGCCTCGGCGAGCCCGTCGAGGATCTGAGGCATCACGTGAGTCGGGCTCACGAAGTTGACGTTGTGGCATCCGCGGGCCTCGAGGTCGAGGACGATCGCGGCGAGCCCCTCGGGGCTCACCGGTAGGCCGGCGGCGTCGCGGCTGATATCGTGGTTCTGGCAGAACAGGCAGCGCAGGTTGCAGCCCGACAGGAACACCGTGCCCGAGCCCGCGCTCCCGCTCAGCGGAGGCTCCTCGCCGTGGTGCGGACCGAACGTCGCGACGCGCGCGACGGCGCCGACGCGGCACGGGCCGACCTCTCCCGCCAGACGGCGGACCCTGCAATTCCGCGGGCAGAGCGTGCATGGAGAAAGAAGCCGCCTCGCTTCGGCGGCCCTGGCGCAGAGCCCCTCCACATCGAGCCGCACGCCGCCCCCCCCCCGCCCCGTGGGGAGAGCATAACACGAGGGACACCGCCGACGAACGATCTCGGCGCGGACGGCCGACGCGCTACCAGATCTCGAATTCCCGGACGAGGCGGACGCCGAATCGCCGGAGCACCTCGCCCTCGATCCGCTCCACGAGGGCGAGAACGTCGGCGGAGGTTCCTCGCCCGAGGTTCACGATGAAGTTCGCGTGCTTCGACGAGACTTCGAGATCGCCCACGCGGAGCCCCTTGAGACCGGCTCGCTCCACGAGTCTTCCCGCGAAGTCCCCCTCGGGCTTGAGGAAGACCGATCCGCAGGAGGGAAGATCGGTGGGCTGGCTGACGCGCCGAGCGGCGGCGTAGGCGGCGAGCCGCGCCCGGACGGCCGTGGGATCGTCGGGACGGAGGGCCAGGGTCGCGCCGAGGACGATGCTTCCCCGCCCGCGGAGCGATGTGGCTCGGTAGCCGAAGGCGCAGGCCGCGCGGGGGAGGGTCGTCTCGGCGCCGCCGGGTTCGAGGGTCTCCACCTCCTCGACGACGTTCCCGATCTCGTGCTCGTGCCATCCGGCGTTCATGATCACGGCGCCCCCCACCGTTCCGGGGATGCCGGCGGCGAACTCGAGCCCCGCGAGCCCCAGGGACGCGGCCAG
Proteins encoded in this window:
- the murB gene encoding UDP-N-acetylmuramate dehydrogenase, which codes for MPSHLRSELRDAGFRGEILSEEPLSAYTTWRIGGPAEVLATPVDRDDLALLLCWAESVGARWRVLGNGSNLLVRDEGVRGVVIRLRRALGEIRAEGSRIHAGAGAALPAVANLAASLGLAGLEFAAGIPGTVGGAVIMNAGWHEHEIGNVVEEVETLEPGGAETTLPRAACAFGYRATSLRGRGSIVLGATLALRPDDPTAVRARLAAYAAARRVSQPTDLPSCGSVFLKPEGDFAGRLVERAGLKGLRVGDLEVSSKHANFIVNLGRGTSADVLALVERIEGEVLRRFGVRLVREFEIW
- a CDS encoding radical SAM protein, translated to MRLDVEGLCARAAEARRLLSPCTLCPRNCRVRRLAGEVGPCRVGAVARVATFGPHHGEEPPLSGSAGSGTVFLSGCNLRCLFCQNHDISRDAAGLPVSPEGLAAIVLDLEARGCHNVNFVSPTHVMPQILDGLAEARRNGFDLPVVWNCGGFESVTVLRLLDGVVDIYMPDFKYGDEIDARRLSGVRSYPAHARAALREMHRQVGDLVLDARGIATRGLLVRHLVLPGGRAGTAAVMRFLSAGISRDTYVNVMDQYRPAGGDWSAIGLARGPSAAEIRDAAASARRAGLHRGIFPVMG